ACGGGCCCAGCGGGACCAACCGGACCAGAGGGCCCAGCAGGGCCAACGGGCCCAGCAGGGGCAACAGGAGCGACGGGACCAGAGGGACCAACAGGACCAGAGGGGCCAACAGGCCCAGCAGGGGCAACAGGACCAGAGGGACCAACCGGACCAGAGGGCCCAGCAGGGCCAACGGGCCCAGCAGGGGCAACAGGAGCGACGGGACCAGAGGGACCAACAGGACCAGAGGGGCCAACAGGCCCAGCAGGGCCAACGGGCCCAGCAGGGGCAACAGGAGCGACGGGACCAGAGGGACCAACCGGACCAGAGGGCCCAGCAGGGCCAACGGGCCCAGCAGGGGCAACAGGAGCGACGGGACCAGAGGGACCAACAGGACCAGAGGGGCCAACAGGCCCAGCAGGGCCAACGGGCCCAGCAGGGGCAACAGGAGCGACGGGACCAGAGGGACCAACCGGACCAGAGGGACCAGCAGGGCCAACCGGACCAGAGGGAGCGACGGGCCCAGCAGGGGCAACAGGACCAGCGGGCCCAACAGGGCCAACGGGACCAGAGGGACCACAAGGGCCAACGGGACCAGAGGGACCACAAGGGCCAACGGGGCCAACGGGACCAGCGGGACCATAAAGTGTATACAAAGAGAAACGAAAACTCTCCCTCAGCGAATTTAAACTAACTTGAGAAGCCCTCTGTTTAAAAGGGCTTCTTCTTTTTTATGCTTAAAAAGCCATTTATTTTTACATTAGAGTTAAAAAGTTGTTGTAACTTGATTTAACAGGTACTTTGTAGAAAAAGTGAACATCTGTGACGAGATGCATAGTTTAAAGTAGTGGAGACTTTATCAACATTTCCATCCGATTTAACAGTGGTATTGCTAAAAAACGTTCACAAACAGTAGGTGAGGGGAGAAAGTATGATCACAATTAGCTTATGTATGATTGTTAAAAATGAAGAAAAGGTGTTGGACAGGTGTTTACAGACAGTTAAAGGTCTTGTAGATGAAATTAATATTGTAGATACTGGATCGGAAGATAGGACCGTGGAGATTGCAAAAGAATATACAGATCGGATCTTTTTTTATGAATGGACCGGAGACTTTGCAGCAGCAAGAAATGAATCATTTAAATATGCAACAAAAGATTATATTTTATATTTAGATGCAGATGATGTGATATTAGAAGAAGATCAAGAGAAATTTAAGAAATTAAAAAAATCCTTAGATCCCTCTGTAGATTCTGTGTCCATGTTTTATAATGCCGGTGTGGATGAATATGGAAATGTCACCTTGAGATATCGACGTAATCGTTTAGTTAAAACTGATAAAAAATTCAAGTGGGGAGGAGATGTCCATAATTATTTAAATGTCTCCGGTCATATTATAAACTCTGATGTGGCAATTACTCATAAGAAAATAAAACATGCCACAAATAGGAACTTATCTATTTATAAAACAAAGATCGAACGAGGAGATGTTTTTTCTGCAAGAGATTATTTTTATTATGGAAATGAGTTAAGAGAGAATGGGCATCGAGAAAAAGCTATAGAAGCGTATGAAAAAAATATTCAAATGACAGAGGGATGGATTGAGGATAAATTTTACGCCTGTATCAATAAAGCGGACTGTCATCGACAGCTTGGCGAGCAAGAGAGAGAGCTGGAAGCGTTGATTCAATCTTTTATATTTTCAAAGACACCGAGACCGGAAGCTTGTAGTAGAATTGGATATCATTTTCAAACTAAAAGATTATATGATCATGCTATTTATTGGTATGAGCAAGCACTAAATTTAAAGCCTGACACGAATCAATGGAGCTTTAGTTATCCGGCTTATTCTACATGGTATCCTCATTTGCAATTGTGTGTTTGTTATGATCGCATCGGAAAGAAACAAAAAGCTTATGACCATAATGAAAAAGCAAGAGAATATAGGCCACGAGATCGAGCTGTACTCCATAATAAAACCTATTTTGAGAAAACGTTAAATCTCACAGAGTAGACGATAGGGTATTGTATCACGTTTAAGTTAGATGAAGAGAGGAAGAGTGAGTATGAATATGGGGCATGTTTTAGTAACAGGAGGAGCAGGGTTTATTGGGTCTCAGCTTGTAAACGAATTAATACCTGTTACTGATAAAATAACAATCATTGATGATTTATCAACGGGAAATGAAAAGGTAATTCCAAGTAGTGCTAACATCACTTTTTATAAAAAAAGTATTTTAAATACAGACTTTTTTCAATCTGTTTTTAAAGATGTTGATTACATCTTTCACCTTGCTGCGAGAAACTTAGCTTTGTCAGTAGGAAATGTAAAAAAAGATTTAGAAATTAATATTTTAGGTACGCTGAATATGTTGGAATATGCGAGGAAATATGGAGGGAATTTGAAGAGGTTTGTATATGCCTCTACCTCTTCTATATATGGGAATGCCACCTCTTTTCCAACAATGGAAAGTGAGAAAGATCTTACTTCCCCATATTCAACTAGTAAATATTCTGCTGAACAATATTGTCAGTTATATAAAAGCGTGTATGATGTCCCAACAGTTATATTAAGATTATCTAATGTATTTGGTAGAGGACAGCTCCCTACAAATCCGTACTGCGGAGTGGTAGCTAAATTTTATGAAGCAATAACCACGAACCAACCTCTCATTATATATGGAGATGGATTTCAAACGAGAGATTTTACGTATATAGATGACGTTCTTCAAGCCTTTATTTTAACGGCTTTAAATCCACGTGCTATAGGGGATGTTTTTAATGTAGGAACTGGTAAAGAGACGTCTGTGTTACAACTGGCTAAAATGGTCGTCGATATTTATCAAGTACCTGATTGTGCTTATGTCTATAAAGAAAAAAGGGTAATTGATACGGTCGACAGACGTTGTCTATCTATTAAACATATAAGTGATCTTATAGATTGGCAGCCTAAACATGATCTGTACACAGGGTTAGAACGGACGGCAGAATGGTATAATACTACAGCAAACTGATTAAAAAGGTTGCTCTTTTTTCAAGGAGCAACCTACTAGTTGTTTATATAATCGACTTATAAATATCAATTATATTTGCACTATTTTTTTTATAATCATGATATTTTATGGCATACTCTCTAGATTTTAACCCTATTTCAGGCAAAGCATCTTTATTTTTTAATAGCTCTTCTATTTTATCTCGAATGGTGTCCGGGTTAGCAGATATTATAGGTAACTCCGGAGGATATTTTTCTAACATATAATCACTAATATAACATATAACTGGTTTCCCCATCGCCATCCCTTCAATAGAAAAAAGACCGTAGCTGCCGATATGAAGCTGATCAATAATTATATCTGCTTTCTCATAAATCTTTTTTGCTTCTAAATGGGATGCTTTTTCAACTAATGCAAATTCAAACGAGTAGTGAGGTTTAAGTTGTTCGATGGCCTTTACTATATGGGAAGTTCCTTTAATTTCTGGGTG
The DNA window shown above is from Salipaludibacillus agaradhaerens and carries:
- a CDS encoding NAD-dependent epimerase/dehydratase family protein, translating into MNMGHVLVTGGAGFIGSQLVNELIPVTDKITIIDDLSTGNEKVIPSSANITFYKKSILNTDFFQSVFKDVDYIFHLAARNLALSVGNVKKDLEINILGTLNMLEYARKYGGNLKRFVYASTSSIYGNATSFPTMESEKDLTSPYSTSKYSAEQYCQLYKSVYDVPTVILRLSNVFGRGQLPTNPYCGVVAKFYEAITTNQPLIIYGDGFQTRDFTYIDDVLQAFILTALNPRAIGDVFNVGTGKETSVLQLAKMVVDIYQVPDCAYVYKEKRVIDTVDRRCLSIKHISDLIDWQPKHDLYTGLERTAEWYNTTAN
- a CDS encoding glycosyltransferase, which encodes MITISLCMIVKNEEKVLDRCLQTVKGLVDEINIVDTGSEDRTVEIAKEYTDRIFFYEWTGDFAAARNESFKYATKDYILYLDADDVILEEDQEKFKKLKKSLDPSVDSVSMFYNAGVDEYGNVTLRYRRNRLVKTDKKFKWGGDVHNYLNVSGHIINSDVAITHKKIKHATNRNLSIYKTKIERGDVFSARDYFYYGNELRENGHREKAIEAYEKNIQMTEGWIEDKFYACINKADCHRQLGEQERELEALIQSFIFSKTPRPEACSRIGYHFQTKRLYDHAIYWYEQALNLKPDTNQWSFSYPAYSTWYPHLQLCVCYDRIGKKQKAYDHNEKAREYRPRDRAVLHNKTYFEKTLNLTE
- a CDS encoding collagen-like domain-containing protein → TGPAGPTGPEGPAGPTGPAGATGATGPEGPTGPEGPTGPAGATGPEGPTGPEGPAGPTGPAGATGATGPEGPTGPEGPTGPAGPTGPAGATGATGPEGPTGPEGPAGPTGPAGATGATGPEGPTGPEGPTGPAGPTGPAGATGATGPEGPTGPEGPAGPTGPEGATGPAGATGPAGPTGPTGPEGPQGPTGPEGPQGPTGPTGPAGP